The Sphingomonas sp. IW22 DNA window TGCACGTCCAGACCAACGTATTTCACTGCCTCCGTCATGACTCGCCTCCGCTGCTGAAAAATCCATCATCAGCATCTCAGATTCGAGCCTCCGAGGCTCGGGCAGTCATGGGGTCTAAGGGATCAGAGCGATTGCAGGGTGTGGAGCAGTTGGTATGAGGCCCGTTTGATTGCGCCATCGTAGCGGCCGAACGCGAACGCTGTCGCTTTCGCCTGTCTTTGGATCATGTCGGGATGCCGTTCGAAGGCTCGATCTACTGCAGCAAGCACATCGTCAGCACCTGATGCGACCTCTCCCAGATGCCAACCAGCGTACCTTGGATCGTCCTGCCAGTTAGCGCCATGCGCATTCACGAAAGCGACGGGCCGCGGCTTAGCGAGGAATTCGTAAAGCTGGCTCGACATGTCGCCCAGATAGATGTCGGCGGCCCGCGCATAGCTCATGTCGAACAGCTTGGGAGAATCCAGATCGACCGCGATGTGCTCTGGCACGGCAAGTTCCAGCCACCGCGCTCGCGCGATCGGATCGAGGTTTTCGAACGCGCGGACATGAGGGGCGAAGACCAAGTTGTACCGCTCCTGTTGGCGGAAACGGGCGATGACATCGCGAGCGATCCCGATCGAGGACAGCGCAGGATCAAAATGAGGGTTGTAGAAGACGGTCGGGCGATCGTTGTCGAACAATCGCGGTCCGGTGGGCAAGGCCTGCAAATAGTCGATCTTTATATAGCCCACGGCCGAAAGCCGCTTACGGCTGAGGCCTTGCGCGACGGCACGCTCGATGTCTTTCTGTCCGGGAACGAAGATGGCATCGAAGGCTCTCTGCTTGGCTTCGGAGGATGGTGCACGGTCGCCAGCGCCGTGGCGGAAATGTACCAGCGGACGCTTCCATCCGAGCCATCGCAACGCCGCAGAGGTGCGCTCGGGAACGATGATGGCCTGGGTCTTGCGGGCCTGCCATCGGATCCGCGCCAGCAGGGGCCCCTTCGCCGCCGAGCGGCTGCCCGTTATGCGCGCTGCAATCCTGCCCGCCCAAGGCCAGGCGATCTGCGTCACGGTCATCGTGCTGGCTCTCATCGCCGCAGCCACTGCGCGCAAGGCGGCGGCGGTGCGGTCGTCGGCGCAGATGCAGCGGACCGTGATATCCGGATGGCTCAGGCTAAGTTCTGCGGCGACCGGCGCGAGATGCAGGACCTGATGCTCCCCTCCGATGAATACGAACGTGAGATTGTTCAAATTCGTCATGCCTTGATCGATGGGCGCGCTTTTCGAGCGAGAAGCTTCTGTCCGTCCGTCCTGATCTCTCCGTTCGGCGTAACATGCCGGTAGAGCGTCTGACGCGTGATGCCCAGCTCGGCGCACAGCTCGGCGACCTTGGTTTCGGGTTTGCCCATAGCCGCCTGGGCAAGCCGCAGTTTGGCGGGCGTCATCTTGAACGGGCGACCGCCATGTCGGCCGCGCGCACGTGCCGATTCGAGACCGGCGCGGGTGCGCTCGACGATCAACTCGCGCTCAAACTCGGCGAGGCCGGCAAAAATCGCAAAGATCAACCGACCGTTGGCGGTGGTGGTGTCGATCGACGCGCCTTCGCCGGCCAGCACCTTGAGGCCGATGCCACGCTTGGTCAGGTCGCCGACTGTGTTAACGAGGTGGCGCAGGTCGCGACCGAGGCGGTCGAGCTTCCATATGACCAGCGTGTCATCACGGCGCAGTGCCTTCAGGCAGGCATCCAGCCCCGGCCGCTTGTCGAGCCGGCCCGACGCGGCATCCTCATAGATATGCTCGGGATCGACGCCGGCCGCGACCAGCGCGTCGTGCTGAAGGTCGTGAACCTGGCTGCCATCCGCCTTGGACACTCGCGCGTAACCGAGCTGCGTTGTCACATATACGTCCGTTCGTGTGACAGAGCGGGAGCGCTCCTCCAACAATCCTCATCCTGTCACATAACCCGTCTTCTGGTCTATGCTCCATGAACAGGTCCGCTTTCCTGTTTCGTGACGAACAGGACACCGATGCCGACCAAGACCATTCTGTCGCCCGCGCAGCGCACTGCCATCTTCGATCCGCCCGCTGATCGCGCGACGATTGAACGGCTCTACACGCTCGGTCCCGATGATCTGGCGCAGGTGGCGCGACGTCGGCGCGGGGCCAACCGGATCGGCTACGCGGTGCAGCTTTGCTACCTGCGTCATCCCGGCCGCGGGCTGCTGATGGGTGAGGCGGTGCCCGACGCCATACTCAAGCTGCTCGCCGAGCAGATCGGGTGCGCGGCCGACGACTTCACCGGCTATGCCATGCGCTCCACGACGCTGCGCGAACACCGTGCCGAAATCGAAGCCCTGCTCGGTCTGCGTGCCTTTGCGCGAGTGGACGTGCGAGCGATGCTGGCGCTGGGATCGGAGATCGCCGCCTCGACCGACCGGGGCGAGACGATTGTCGCCGGCATGGTCGATCGCCTGCGCGCAGACCGGATCGTGCTGCCGGCACCATCGACGCTGGAACGGCTCGCGCTTATCGTGCGGACACGGGCGCGCAAGGCCGCTCATGCTAACCTGATCCGCGACTGTTCGGCCGAGCAGGAAGCCGCGCTCGAACATCTGATCGCAACCGACGACCACGGCCGCACCCGGCTCGGGTGGATACGCGAATGGCCCGAAGCCCCTTCGGCCGCCAACCTGAAAGGGATTATCGAACGGCTTGACGCTGTGCGCGGCATCGGGATCGCAGCGGATAGGGCGCGACGTATACATGTCGCCCGCTATGCCGTCATCGCACGGACCGCCGGTATCGTCACCGCCCAGCACCTGCGGCGTCTCGAACGCCTGCGCCGGCTCGCCATGCTCATCGCCTCGATGATCGAGATGGAGGCGGGATTGACTGATGCCGCACTGGTCATGGTCGAGAAGATGGTGGGCGCGCTGTTCCGCCGCGCCGACCGCAACCGCTCCGATCGGTTGCTCGGCCAGGCACGGATGCTGAAGGACACCGCACGCTTCCATGCCCGGCTCGGTCGCCTTCTGGTCGATGCTCGCGCGAGTGGGCGCGATGCCTTCCGCACGATCGACGCCAAGGTGGGCTGGGAGCAACTTGAACGCAGCATCCGCTTCGCCGAGGACCTGACGCGCTCGGCCGACGACGGGCTGGAGGAAGTGGTCGAACGCTATACCGCCGTCCGGCGGTTCGCCCCGACGTTTCTTGCCGCCTTCACCTTCCGCACCGCACGATCGGGCGATCCGCTGCTCGGCGCGGTCGAGGCGTTGCGGACGATGTACCGTGATGGCCGATCGATGTTGCCGAAGCGGGTGCCAACCAGCTTCATCAAGCCGCGCTGGCGCAAGGTCGTGCAGCCTGCGGAAGGGACGATCGACCGGCGCGCTTACGAGATCGCGGTGATCGTCCATCTGCGCGAGCGGCTCGGGTCGGGCAGCATCTGGGTGGACGGCAGCCGCGCCTATCGCACGCTCGACGACTATCAGCTGCCCGTGCCCACTTTTGAGGCGATGCGCGCGACCGGCGATCTGCGCCTGGCCGTGCCGACCGACTTCCCCGAATGGTATGAGGAGCGCCGCACCCTACTGGTCCGGCGCATGACGGAGGTGGAACGCGCAGCCGCGGCGGGCGAGCTGGTCGACGTGACAATCGAGCGCGGGCAGTTGCTGATCTCGCCGATCCGGCGCTCTCCCTCCGACGATGCCGATGCACTGAAGGCCCGGCTCTACGCGATGCTGCCGCGCGTCCGCATCACCGACCTGCTGGTCGAGGTCGCCGCATGGTCGGGTTTCGCCGACCGCTTCGTCCATGCGCGCAGCGGCGCCTCCGCCTCCGACCAATCCGCGCTGATGGGTGCGATCCTCGCCGATGCGACCAATCTCGGCCTGGGCCGCATGGCCGAAAGTTCGCGCGGGCTGACGTTGCCTCGCCTGCGCTGGACGGCGGAATGGCATGTGCGCGACGAAACCTACCTGTCGGCGCTGGCGGCGATCGTCGATTGCCACACCGCGCATCCCCTCGCGGCGGTCTGGGGACCGGGCGACACATCGTCGTCGGACGGCCAGTTCTTCCGCGCCGGTGGTCAGGGCGAGGCCCGCGCCGATCGCAACGCCCGCTACGGCACCGAACCCGGCGTGCTGTTCTACACCCACGTTACCGACCGCTTTACGCCGTTCCATACCAAGGTCATCGCCGCCAATGCCGGCGAAGCCGCGCATGTCCTCGATGGCCTTCTCGACCATGAGAGCCAACTGGTGATCCGCGAACATGCGACGGATACCGCCGGGGCGGTCGATCATGTCTTCGGCCTGTGTCATTTGCTCGGCTTCCGCTTCGCACCCCGTATCCGCGACCTTAACGAACGCCGGTTATACGGCCTGTCGCCGGTTGATCCATGGTCGACGCTGCGCCCGCTCGTTGCCGGGCCGGTCAACATCCGCGCGATCGAGGAGAACTGGGACGAAACCCTGCGTCTTGCAGCCTCGATCCGTGCCGGCACCGTCAGCGCCTCGGTCATGCTGCGCAAGCTGGCGGGTTTCCCGCGCCAGAACCCGGTCGCGCGCGCCCTGCGCGAGATCGGACGGGTCGAGCGCACCCTGTTCATGCTCGACTGGTTCGACGATCCCGACCAGCGGCGCCGCACCGGCAGCATCCTCAACAAGGGGGAAGCCCGCAACGCGCTCGCCCGCGCCATCTTCTTCAACCGCCTCGGCGAACTGCGCGACCGGACTTTCGAGAACCAGCGTCATCGCGCCTCCGGCCTGACGCTCGTCACCGCGGCCGTGACGCTCTGGAACACCGTCTATCTCGACCGCGCCGTCCGGCATCTGCGCGGCAGCGGCGTCGACGTGCCCGACGAACTGCTCGCCCACGTCGCCCCGCTGGGCTGGGAGCATGTAGGCCTGACCGGCGACTATCTTTGGGGCGAGATCGACAAACCCCGTGAACGGTTCAGGCCGCTCCGGCTCCACCAGCAAGGCCGGGACGCGTACGTTTTCGACCATCCTCTCACCGGCCCCCATCCTGGGCGGGGCTTGGAAAGCCGGCTCCCGCCGCACCCACGATGCGAAGAACAGTCCCCTTCGGCACGTTGGCGAGCGGGACCGGCTGCATCAGTGGCAGCATGTTGATTCCCTTCGCTACCCGCCTAACGCATGATGGAACAAAAAGCGAACGGAGTGATCGTCGAGTGGCTGGTTTTTCCTCGGATCGGTCGCCGTTCAAGTTTGAGCTAGAATCCCGGCGAGGTTCGTGGCGGTCACAAACGGGACTTCCAATGCCTTGAAATGTGCTTTCCCGCAGGCAATCTGCGCCTTCTCAGCTTCACGAAGCGTGTTCAGGTCGCCCTTGCTCTCGCTAACGAGATAGACGTCCTCCCGGCCGTCCTCTTGGCGGACGATTGCCCAATCTGGATTGTAGGTGCCGAGCGGCGTCGTGACCTTAAAGGTCGCGGGCAGCTTCGCGAACACCTTGATGGCGCCGCTAATATCAAGCGCCTTGGCTAGCTCCGCTTCGATGTTAGAGTCCGTCACGATATGGTCGAGAGGCGCGTGGGCGACCGAGACGAGCCGGTCGACAGGTACATCGTCCTCGGCCACGAACAGGTCCTGCGCCCACCATTCCTCCAGCGGTTTGTAGACGATCCCATCGGTCATCATCAGCCGCTTTCCGGCCTGGATGATCGCCGTCACCGCATCGACGAAGGCGGATGGATTTACCGCCGCGTCCGCC harbors:
- a CDS encoding recombinase family protein, which codes for MTTQLGYARVSKADGSQVHDLQHDALVAAGVDPEHIYEDAASGRLDKRPGLDACLKALRRDDTLVIWKLDRLGRDLRHLVNTVGDLTKRGIGLKVLAGEGASIDTTTANGRLIFAIFAGLAEFERELIVERTRAGLESARARGRHGGRPFKMTPAKLRLAQAAMGKPETKVAELCAELGITRQTLYRHVTPNGEIRTDGQKLLARKARPSIKA